Proteins found in one Vagococcus carniphilus genomic segment:
- a CDS encoding betaine/proline/choline family ABC transporter ATP-binding protein (Members of the family are the ATP-binding subunit of ABC transporters for substrates such as betaine, L-proline or other amino acids, choline, carnitine, etc. The substrate specificity is best determined from the substrate-binding subunit, rather than this subunit, as it interacts with the permease subunit and not with substrate directly.) has translation MIEFQNITKIYKGNKRAVSDVTLSFGDSEFICFIGTSGSGKTTAMRMINRMIEPTSGKILIDGKNIQDINPVELRRSVGYVIQNIGLLPHMTIRDNITLVPKLLKWPEEERAEIAEQMIRLVELPVEMLDRYPHELSGGQQQRIGVVRALAADQNIVLMDEPFGALDPITRDALQDFVKELQEKMGKTIVFVTHDMDEALKLATKIVIMSHGKVVQCDTPENILKNPANDFVRELIGEERLIHSQQDYITVGEVVTQHAISITKDKSLSEAIRLMREKRVDTLLVVDNQNILKGFIDVETINEQRGKSTIVGDITNTDVFFIRKKALLRDAVQKILKRGLKYVPVVDENKKLVGIITRSSLVDMVYETIWGEEEDGLSAPTETMTEVPVKEQEEV, from the coding sequence ATGATCGAATTTCAGAATATTACCAAAATTTATAAAGGTAATAAAAGGGCTGTTTCCGACGTCACACTTTCATTTGGTGATAGTGAATTCATTTGTTTTATCGGGACAAGTGGTAGTGGGAAAACAACAGCTATGAGAATGATTAATCGTATGATTGAACCGACTTCTGGAAAAATTTTGATTGATGGTAAAAATATTCAAGATATCAATCCAGTTGAACTAAGAAGAAGCGTGGGGTATGTGATTCAAAATATTGGTTTACTGCCACACATGACAATTAGGGATAACATTACTTTAGTTCCTAAGTTATTAAAATGGCCAGAAGAAGAGCGTGCAGAAATTGCAGAGCAAATGATTCGCTTAGTAGAGCTACCTGTGGAAATGTTAGATCGTTATCCACATGAACTCTCAGGAGGTCAGCAACAACGTATTGGTGTGGTAAGAGCATTAGCAGCAGATCAAAATATTGTGCTAATGGATGAACCTTTTGGAGCACTCGATCCTATTACACGGGATGCGCTACAAGACTTTGTTAAAGAACTACAAGAAAAAATGGGGAAAACGATTGTCTTTGTAACGCATGATATGGATGAAGCTTTAAAATTAGCTACTAAAATTGTTATTATGAGCCACGGGAAAGTGGTTCAATGTGACACACCTGAAAATATATTAAAAAATCCTGCAAATGATTTTGTTCGTGAATTAATAGGGGAAGAGCGTTTAATCCACAGCCAACAAGATTATATTACAGTTGGTGAAGTCGTAACGCAGCACGCGATTTCGATTACAAAAGATAAATCATTATCAGAGGCTATTCGATTGATGCGTGAGAAACGAGTGGATACGCTACTCGTTGTGGATAACCAAAACATACTAAAAGGTTTTATTGATGTAGAAACAATTAATGAACAAAGAGGAAAATCGACCATTGTTGGTGATATTACAAATACAGATGTGTTCTTTATCCGTAAAAAAGCCCTTTTAAGGGATGCGGTTCAGAAAATCTTAAAACGCGGTTTGAAGTATGTGCCAGTTGTGGATGAAAATAAAAAATTAGTTGGGATCATTACTCGTTCTTCATTAGTAGATATGGTTTATGAAACAATATGGGGAGAAGAGGAAGATGGTTTATCAGCTCCAACAGAAACCATGACAGAAGTCCCTGTTAAAGAACAGGAGGAAGTCTAA
- a CDS encoding osmoprotectant ABC transporter substrate-binding protein: MKKKRSIILTSLFVLFLILGGCSFPGLGGSNRNSETISIGSIATSENQILANLAKLMIEHYTDDKVVMINNLGTSTVAHNAMVNEDINISAGRYTGTDLSGTLNLPPEKDPKKAYDIVSKEFKERYQQEWLPSYGFANTYAFMVSKETAEKYQLKKISDLKEVAGELTAGVDTSWMNRDGDGYKAFSDEYDVNFKKVYPMQIGLVYDAVAAQKMDVVLGYSTDGRIASYDLVILEDDLKFFPPYDASIVISDKLLKQKPELKEILEKLSGQIDTETMQQLNYQADNDLLEPENVARKFLRDHNFFEGDDK, translated from the coding sequence ATGAAAAAGAAACGTTCAATTATTTTAACGAGTCTATTTGTTTTATTCCTTATTCTAGGAGGGTGTAGTTTTCCAGGTTTAGGTGGTTCCAATCGAAATAGTGAGACCATTTCAATTGGGTCAATTGCGACTAGTGAGAATCAAATTTTAGCTAATTTAGCTAAATTAATGATTGAACACTATACAGATGATAAAGTAGTGATGATTAATAATTTGGGAACCAGTACAGTTGCTCATAACGCGATGGTTAATGAAGATATTAACATTTCAGCTGGTAGATATACAGGGACTGATTTAAGTGGAACGCTTAATTTACCACCTGAAAAAGATCCTAAAAAAGCTTACGACATTGTTTCAAAAGAGTTTAAGGAACGCTATCAACAAGAATGGCTCCCTTCATATGGCTTTGCGAATACTTACGCGTTTATGGTTTCTAAAGAAACAGCTGAAAAGTATCAGTTGAAAAAAATAAGTGATTTAAAAGAAGTGGCAGGAGAGTTAACAGCAGGTGTGGATACTTCTTGGATGAACCGAGATGGAGATGGCTATAAAGCTTTTTCGGATGAATACGATGTGAATTTTAAAAAAGTTTATCCTATGCAGATTGGTTTAGTTTATGATGCTGTTGCAGCTCAAAAGATGGATGTTGTTTTAGGTTATTCAACAGATGGTCGAATTGCGAGTTATGATTTGGTTATTTTAGAGGATGACTTAAAATTTTTCCCACCTTATGATGCCAGTATTGTTATTAGTGATAAATTACTAAAACAAAAACCTGAATTAAAAGAAATATTGGAAAAATTATCAGGACAAATTGATACAGAAACAATGCAACAATTAAATTATCAAGCTGACAATGATTTGTTAGAGCCTGAAAATGTGGCCCGCAAGTTTTTAAGAGACCATAATTTTTTTGAAGGAGATGATAAATAA
- a CDS encoding acyl-[acyl-carrier-protein] thioesterase, whose protein sequence is MAKKYSETHQIPSYNCDTMKNIKIPTMVRMLITISGAQSQSLGVSDDFVGSFNLGWIIIQHDVFIKRLPQSGEKITLTTEAESYNRFFCYRNFWIHDEAGNECVLMKTTFALMDLVERKMGSVLDEIIAPFESEKIKRVKRAEKIHSLETVEGEKAYAVRYYDIDGNKHVNNSVYLDWMMDAFDFNFLSSHIPETISIKFNKEMRYGDVAKSQWQKDGLNSIHQIVSGDTVNAEANVKWVETN, encoded by the coding sequence ATGGCAAAGAAATATTCAGAAACACATCAAATTCCATCATACAATTGTGACACAATGAAAAATATAAAAATACCAACAATGGTACGTATGTTGATAACCATATCAGGTGCTCAGAGCCAAAGTTTAGGTGTAAGTGATGATTTTGTAGGCTCTTTTAATTTAGGTTGGATTATTATTCAACATGATGTATTTATTAAAAGATTACCTCAATCAGGAGAGAAAATAACTTTAACGACTGAAGCAGAAAGTTATAATAGATTCTTTTGTTATCGAAATTTTTGGATTCATGATGAAGCAGGAAACGAATGTGTCTTAATGAAGACTACTTTTGCTTTAATGGATTTAGTTGAGAGAAAGATGGGAAGTGTGTTGGATGAAATAATCGCTCCCTTTGAATCGGAAAAAATTAAACGTGTTAAACGAGCAGAAAAAATACATTCTCTTGAAACGGTTGAAGGCGAAAAAGCATATGCTGTTCGTTATTATGATATTGATGGCAACAAACATGTTAATAATTCCGTTTATCTTGACTGGATGATGGATGCTTTTGATTTTAATTTTTTAAGTAGTCATATACCAGAAACAATCTCTATTAAGTTTAATAAAGAAATGCGTTATGGGGATGTGGCAAAAAGTCAGTGGCAAAAAGATGGGTTAAATTCAATTCACCAAATCGTTTCTGGTGATACGGTGAATGCTGAAGCAAACGTTAAATGGGTTGAAACTAATTAA
- a CDS encoding DUF2187 domain-containing protein, with translation MEINSKVNFDWQGNQFEGIIEKEYENSFLINVTNPNFEITDKYLGRIVISKKTCYPLVSAQ, from the coding sequence ATGGAAATTAATAGTAAAGTAAATTTTGACTGGCAAGGAAACCAATTTGAAGGAATTATTGAGAAAGAATACGAAAACTCATTCCTCATTAATGTGACAAACCCAAACTTTGAAATCACAGACAAATATTTAGGACGCATAGTAATCAGTAAGAAAACTTGTTATCCTTTAGTTAGTGCGCAATAA
- the zwf gene encoding glucose-6-phosphate dehydrogenase: protein MSHEKKALFIIFGGTGDLAKRKLYPSLFRLFRKGSINKHFAVIGTARREWSDDYFREVVTDSIQSLKPSQQELADFISHFYYQSHNVNDTEEYKILGNLANELDSTYELEGNRLFYLAMAPRFFGTISKHIKSEKIMTEHGFSRLVIEKPFGTDFETAQQLNSEIAAVFNEDQIFRIDHYLGKEMIQNISAVRFGNNIFESLWNHRYIDNVQITLAEDLGVEERGGYYDQSGALKDMVQNHILQVVALLAMEPPTLFSEEAIRTEKITALKAIRVYNDQEVKENFVRGQYVAGKTADTNYKEEPGVDENSQTETFVAGKLMIDNFRWAGVPFYIRTGKRLSEKGTRINIVFKSTPINVFREADTSHKDLPDNILTIYIQPTEGFSLTLNGKEVGDGFNIDPVKLNYRHSQENLDNSPEAYEKLLLDCLKGDATNFTHWDEVANSWKIVDTVRETWDKETTDIPTYPAGSMGPHCAFDLLEKDNRQWVWEPDSWDK, encoded by the coding sequence ATGTCACATGAAAAAAAAGCATTATTCATCATCTTTGGTGGTACAGGTGATTTAGCAAAAAGAAAATTGTACCCTTCCCTTTTCAGACTTTTTAGAAAAGGTAGTATCAACAAACATTTCGCCGTGATAGGTACAGCCCGTCGTGAGTGGTCAGATGACTACTTTAGAGAAGTCGTTACTGACTCAATTCAAAGTCTAAAACCATCTCAACAAGAATTAGCTGACTTCATCAGTCACTTCTATTACCAATCACATAATGTAAATGATACAGAAGAATATAAAATTTTGGGTAATTTAGCTAACGAACTTGATTCAACTTATGAATTAGAAGGAAATCGTCTCTTCTACTTAGCAATGGCTCCAAGATTTTTTGGCACTATCTCAAAACATATCAAATCAGAAAAAATTATGACAGAACACGGATTTAGTCGTCTTGTTATTGAAAAACCTTTCGGAACCGATTTTGAAACAGCTCAACAATTAAACAGTGAAATTGCAGCAGTTTTCAATGAAGATCAAATTTTCCGTATTGACCATTACCTTGGAAAAGAAATGATTCAAAATATTTCAGCTGTCCGATTTGGTAATAATATTTTTGAATCTCTTTGGAATCATCGCTATATCGACAACGTTCAAATCACACTAGCCGAAGATTTAGGAGTTGAAGAACGTGGTGGTTATTACGATCAAAGTGGAGCTTTAAAAGATATGGTTCAAAATCATATCTTACAAGTGGTTGCTTTATTAGCAATGGAACCACCCACTTTATTTTCTGAAGAAGCCATTCGTACTGAAAAAATTACAGCTTTAAAAGCTATCCGTGTTTATAACGACCAAGAAGTGAAAGAAAACTTTGTACGTGGTCAATATGTTGCAGGTAAAACAGCTGATACAAACTACAAAGAAGAACCTGGTGTTGATGAGAATTCTCAAACTGAAACGTTTGTTGCTGGAAAATTAATGATTGATAACTTTAGATGGGCCGGCGTTCCTTTCTATATTCGTACAGGAAAACGTCTTTCTGAAAAAGGAACTCGCATTAATATTGTCTTTAAATCAACACCTATTAACGTTTTTAGAGAAGCTGATACTAGTCATAAAGACTTACCAGATAATATTTTAACTATCTATATTCAACCAACGGAGGGCTTCTCACTAACACTAAATGGTAAAGAAGTCGGAGACGGATTTAACATTGATCCTGTTAAACTTAACTATCGTCACTCTCAAGAAAACCTAGACAACAGTCCTGAAGCCTATGAAAAACTTCTTTTAGACTGCTTGAAGGGAGACGCGACAAACTTTACTCACTGGGATGAAGTCGCTAACTCTTGGAAAATCGTCGATACGGTTAGAGAAACTTGGGATAAAGAAACAACTGATATTCCAACTTATCCTGCAGGTTCAATGGGACCTCACTGTGCGTTTGATTTACTTGAAAAAGATAATCGTCAATGGGTCTGGGAACCAGATTCATGGGATAAATAA
- a CDS encoding pyridoxal phosphate-dependent aminotransferase, with product MKFYSKSSKLDYVSYDVRGPVLEEADRMMKKGIDVIKLNTGNPASFGFKAPNEIIDDLIIHARDSEGYSDSKGIFSARKAIQQYCQLKGFPNVSIDDIYTGNGVSELITMSMQGLIDNGDEILVPMPDYPLWTAAITLAGGNAVHYMCDESAEWYPDIDDIKSKITNRTKAIVIINPNNPTGALYPKELLEEIVKVAREHQLIIYSDEIYDRLVMDGLEHISIATLAPDLCVITFNGLSKSHRVAGFRVGWMVISGNKKYVQGYIEGLNMLASMRLCSNVLSQQIVQTALGGHQSVDELLLPGGRIYEQREFITNALNDIPGISAVKPKAAFYIFPKIDTKKFNIRDDEQFVLDFLHEKHVLLVHGKGFNMPTPDHFRIVYLPKVDDLEKTTLALDDFLSRYKQK from the coding sequence ATGAAATTTTATTCAAAATCATCCAAATTAGATTATGTCAGCTACGATGTTCGTGGGCCTGTGTTAGAGGAAGCGGACCGTATGATGAAAAAGGGAATTGATGTGATCAAATTAAATACAGGAAACCCTGCCTCATTTGGTTTTAAAGCGCCTAATGAGATTATTGATGATTTGATTATTCATGCAAGAGATTCTGAAGGTTATTCAGATTCAAAAGGTATTTTCTCAGCAAGAAAAGCGATTCAACAATATTGCCAATTAAAAGGTTTTCCGAATGTTAGTATAGACGATATTTATACAGGTAATGGTGTGAGTGAGTTAATTACCATGTCGATGCAAGGCTTGATTGATAATGGAGATGAGATTCTTGTTCCAATGCCTGATTATCCCCTTTGGACAGCAGCTATTACTTTAGCAGGTGGGAATGCTGTTCATTATATGTGTGATGAATCTGCTGAATGGTATCCAGATATAGATGATATTAAAAGCAAAATTACGAATAGAACTAAAGCGATTGTGATTATTAATCCTAATAATCCAACAGGAGCTTTGTATCCTAAAGAATTGCTCGAAGAAATTGTTAAAGTTGCAAGAGAGCATCAATTAATTATTTATTCAGATGAAATCTATGACAGATTAGTAATGGATGGTTTAGAGCATATCTCAATTGCGACTCTAGCACCAGATTTATGTGTGATTACATTCAACGGTTTATCTAAATCTCATAGAGTAGCAGGATTTAGAGTTGGTTGGATGGTAATTAGTGGGAATAAAAAATATGTCCAAGGCTATATTGAAGGCTTAAACATGCTGGCATCAATGCGATTATGCTCCAATGTTTTATCTCAACAAATTGTTCAAACAGCACTTGGAGGACATCAAAGTGTGGACGAGCTACTTTTACCAGGTGGCAGAATTTATGAGCAGCGTGAGTTTATCACCAATGCGCTTAATGATATTCCTGGTATTTCAGCAGTAAAACCTAAGGCTGCCTTTTATATTTTTCCAAAAATAGATACTAAAAAATTCAACATTAGAGATGATGAACAGTTTGTTCTTGATTTTCTTCATGAGAAGCACGTTTTATTAGTTCATGGAAAAGGATTTAATATGCCAACACCAGATCATTTTAGAATTGTATATTTACCAAAAGTTGACGATTTGGAAAAAACGACTCTTGCATTAGATGATTTTTTGAGCCGTTATAAACAAAAATGA
- a CDS encoding ABC transporter permease, which yields MENMSLFEQFFYYLQQNSGYVLTQFIRHFLISIYGVIFAAIVGIPIGIFISRKRKLADWVIGIANVIQTIPSLAMVSILMLGLGLGVNTVIMTVFLYSLLPIISNTYTGMRQVDSDILDAGKGMGMTKFQRLYLIELPLSVSVIMAGLRNALVVAIGITAIGSFVGAGGLGDIIIRGTNATDGTAIILVGALPTALMAIITDWLLGLVEKRLDPSSKVGKQVAKSE from the coding sequence ATGGAAAATATGAGTTTATTTGAACAATTTTTTTACTATTTACAACAAAATAGTGGATACGTCTTAACTCAATTTATACGTCATTTCTTGATTTCAATTTATGGAGTCATCTTTGCAGCAATTGTTGGGATTCCAATTGGTATATTTATTTCAAGAAAAAGAAAACTAGCAGATTGGGTGATTGGAATAGCTAACGTTATTCAAACGATTCCTTCACTTGCGATGGTTTCTATTTTAATGCTAGGACTTGGCCTAGGCGTCAACACCGTTATTATGACTGTCTTTTTGTATTCCTTACTACCAATCATATCAAACACTTATACTGGAATGAGGCAAGTAGATAGTGATATTTTAGATGCTGGAAAAGGGATGGGAATGACTAAATTTCAGCGATTGTATCTAATTGAGTTACCTCTTTCTGTTTCAGTGATTATGGCAGGACTTAGAAATGCCTTAGTTGTTGCCATCGGTATTACGGCGATTGGTTCTTTCGTAGGAGCTGGTGGTCTAGGTGATATTATTATCCGAGGAACTAATGCAACAGATGGGACAGCGATTATTTTAGTAGGAGCATTACCAACGGCTTTAATGGCGATCATTACGGATTGGTTGCTTGGTTTAGTTGAAAAACGACTTGATCCGAGTTCAAAAGTCGGAAAGCAAGTGGCAAAATCTGAATAA
- the ileS gene encoding isoleucine--tRNA ligase, giving the protein MKTKETLHLGKTGFPMRGNLPNREVEWQKDWEEKKIYERRQELNEGKPTFVLHDGPPYANGNIHLGHALNKISKDIIVRSKSMSGFRAPYVPGWDTHGLPIEQVLTNKGIKRKEMSRAEYLKKCEEYALTQVDTQREDFKRLGVAGEWDNPYVTLTPDYEAAQIRVFGKMAEKGYIYKGLKPIYWSPSSESSLAEAEIEYKDVKSASIYVAFKVKNGKGKLADDVNFVIWTTTPWTLPANLAITVNKDFDYVIVLVDDQKYVVAKDLLETVSSAIGWENPEIIEEFKGDMLEGLTAQHPFYDRESLLILGDHVTLEAGTGLVHTAPGHGDDDYIVGRKYGLDVLSPVDNRGVFTEEAPGFEGVFYDKANPMITELLEEKGALLKLDFFTHSYPHDWRTKKPVIFRATAQWFASIDKFRDNILTEIEKVDWIIPWGKTRLYNMVRDRGDWVISRQRAWGVPLPIFYAENDEPIITPEIIEHIANLFAEHGSRVWYEREAKELLPEGFTHPGSPNGEFTKETDIMDVWFDSGSSHEAVLRGRENLTFPADLYLEGSDQYRGWFNSSITTSVAINGVSPYKSVISQGFTLDPQGRKQSKSLGNTIEPGKVINQLGADILRLWVASVDYESDVKVDMNTLNSIAEVYRKIRNTMRFLLANTSDFDPKENTVAYDELRSVDKYLMIRLNQEIKTIREKGYDSYSFSTVYKSLVNFCNNDLSAFYLDFAKDVVYIEAENNYDRRSMQTVFYEVLVTLTKLMTPILPHTAEEIWSHLEEEEEYVQLAELPGYTEFSDQEEILDLWNNFMDLRDNVLKALEEARNEKLIGKSFEAKVTLYPTEPVKVLIDALNANLEQVLIVSDFEVAAINADVPEKAIKFDNMSVLVEHATGETCQRCRAIKEDVGSHEKLPTLCHRCATIVEENFPVALEEGLE; this is encoded by the coding sequence ATGAAAACAAAAGAGACACTACATTTAGGAAAAACTGGATTTCCAATGAGAGGGAATTTACCAAACAGAGAAGTAGAATGGCAAAAAGATTGGGAAGAAAAGAAAATTTATGAACGCCGTCAAGAATTAAACGAAGGCAAGCCGACATTTGTTTTACATGATGGACCTCCATATGCAAATGGTAACATCCATTTAGGACATGCCCTAAATAAAATTAGTAAAGATATCATTGTTCGTTCAAAATCAATGTCAGGTTTCAGAGCACCTTATGTTCCTGGTTGGGATACTCATGGTTTACCAATTGAGCAAGTTCTAACAAATAAAGGAATTAAACGTAAAGAAATGTCTCGTGCTGAGTATCTTAAAAAATGTGAAGAATATGCTCTTACACAAGTTGATACACAAAGAGAAGACTTTAAACGTTTAGGTGTTGCTGGTGAATGGGATAATCCATATGTGACATTAACTCCAGACTACGAAGCAGCTCAAATTCGTGTGTTTGGAAAAATGGCAGAAAAAGGCTATATCTACAAAGGATTAAAACCAATTTACTGGTCACCATCAAGTGAATCTTCTTTAGCAGAAGCTGAAATTGAGTATAAAGATGTGAAATCAGCCTCTATTTATGTTGCTTTCAAAGTAAAGAACGGAAAAGGCAAATTAGCAGATGACGTTAATTTTGTTATTTGGACAACAACTCCTTGGACACTACCAGCTAACTTAGCGATTACTGTGAACAAAGATTTTGATTATGTCATTGTACTAGTTGATGATCAAAAATATGTTGTAGCTAAAGACTTATTAGAAACAGTTTCAAGTGCTATTGGTTGGGAAAATCCTGAAATCATTGAAGAGTTTAAAGGAGATATGTTAGAAGGTTTAACAGCTCAACATCCATTCTACGACCGTGAATCTTTATTAATTTTAGGAGACCACGTAACGCTAGAAGCAGGGACTGGTCTAGTTCATACAGCTCCAGGACATGGGGATGATGACTACATTGTTGGTCGTAAATACGGCTTAGATGTTTTATCTCCTGTTGATAATCGCGGAGTCTTTACAGAAGAAGCACCAGGTTTTGAAGGTGTATTTTATGACAAAGCTAATCCAATGATTACTGAATTGCTAGAAGAAAAAGGAGCGCTATTAAAATTAGACTTCTTTACACATAGTTATCCACATGACTGGAGAACTAAAAAACCAGTTATCTTTAGAGCGACTGCACAATGGTTTGCTTCAATTGATAAGTTCAGAGATAATATCTTAACAGAAATTGAAAAAGTAGATTGGATTATCCCTTGGGGTAAAACACGTCTTTATAACATGGTTCGTGACCGTGGAGATTGGGTAATCTCTCGTCAACGTGCTTGGGGTGTGCCATTACCAATTTTCTATGCTGAAAACGATGAACCAATTATCACACCTGAAATCATTGAACATATTGCTAATTTATTTGCTGAGCATGGTTCAAGAGTTTGGTATGAACGTGAAGCAAAAGAGTTACTACCAGAAGGATTCACTCATCCAGGAAGTCCAAATGGAGAATTTACAAAAGAAACAGATATCATGGATGTTTGGTTTGATTCAGGTTCTTCTCATGAAGCAGTTTTACGAGGACGTGAAAACTTAACCTTCCCAGCAGATTTATATTTAGAAGGTTCTGACCAATACCGTGGTTGGTTCAACTCAAGTATCACAACAAGTGTTGCCATTAATGGAGTGTCACCTTACAAGTCTGTTATTTCTCAAGGATTTACATTAGATCCTCAAGGTAGAAAGCAAAGTAAATCTTTAGGAAATACAATTGAACCAGGTAAAGTCATTAACCAATTAGGTGCCGATATTTTACGTTTATGGGTAGCAAGTGTGGATTATGAGTCAGATGTAAAAGTTGATATGAATACATTAAACTCAATTGCAGAAGTTTACCGTAAAATCCGTAATACAATGCGTTTCTTATTAGCTAATACATCAGACTTTGATCCAAAAGAAAATACGGTTGCTTATGACGAGTTACGTTCTGTGGATAAATACTTGATGATTCGTTTGAATCAAGAAATTAAGACGATTAGAGAAAAAGGATATGATAGTTATTCATTCTCGACTGTGTATAAGAGTCTTGTTAATTTCTGTAACAATGACTTGTCAGCTTTCTATTTAGATTTTGCTAAAGATGTTGTTTATATTGAAGCTGAAAATAATTATGACCGTCGTTCAATGCAAACAGTCTTTTATGAAGTTTTAGTCACTTTAACGAAATTAATGACACCAATCTTACCTCATACGGCAGAAGAAATTTGGAGCCACTTAGAAGAGGAAGAAGAGTATGTACAACTAGCTGAATTACCAGGTTATACAGAGTTCTCAGATCAAGAAGAAATTTTAGATCTATGGAATAACTTTATGGATTTACGCGATAATGTATTGAAAGCATTAGAAGAAGCACGTAATGAAAAATTAATTGGTAAATCATTTGAAGCTAAAGTAACACTTTATCCAACTGAACCAGTTAAGGTATTAATTGATGCTTTAAACGCCAACCTTGAACAAGTCTTAATTGTTTCAGACTTTGAAGTAGCAGCTATTAATGCAGATGTACCAGAAAAAGCAATTAAATTTGATAACATGTCAGTTTTAGTAGAACATGCTACAGGCGAAACTTGTCAAAGATGTCGTGCGATTAAAGAAGATGTCGGTAGTCATGAAAAATTACCAACTCTATGTCATCGTTGTGCGACAATTGTTGAAGAAAACTTCCCAGTAGCATTGGAAGAAGGATTAGAGTAG
- a CDS encoding ABC transporter permease, whose amino-acid sequence MNDFLQQHGNELVVKTLEHLYISGISLALGILVAVPLGIALTRTKKTANIVIGLASLLQTIPSLALLTMFIPFFGVGKNTAIVALFIYSLLPILRNTYLGVKQVDRNLVDAAKGMGMTNFQQVWLVELPLAIPTIMRGIRLGAVYVIAWATLASYIGGGGLGDLIFSGLNLYKPDLIIGGTIPVIILALLSDFLLGLLEKRFSPKQKGETA is encoded by the coding sequence ATGAATGATTTTTTACAACAACATGGCAATGAACTAGTTGTTAAAACATTAGAACATCTCTATATTTCTGGCATCTCTTTAGCTTTAGGTATTCTAGTAGCTGTTCCACTAGGAATTGCTTTAACAAGAACTAAAAAAACGGCTAATATTGTTATTGGCTTAGCGAGTTTACTTCAAACAATTCCTTCCTTAGCATTATTAACTATGTTTATACCATTTTTTGGTGTTGGAAAAAATACTGCAATAGTCGCTCTTTTTATCTACTCTTTACTTCCTATTTTAAGAAATACTTATTTAGGTGTTAAGCAAGTAGATCGTAATTTAGTGGATGCGGCTAAAGGAATGGGGATGACTAACTTTCAACAGGTATGGTTAGTTGAGCTTCCTTTAGCTATCCCAACGATTATGAGAGGTATCCGTCTAGGGGCTGTTTATGTGATTGCCTGGGCAACACTGGCTTCTTATATCGGTGGTGGTGGATTAGGAGATTTAATCTTTAGTGGACTAAACCTTTATAAACCAGATTTGATTATTGGAGGAACCATTCCTGTTATTATTTTAGCTTTATTAAGTGACTTTTTATTGGGTCTTTTAGAAAAAAGATTTTCTCCTAAACAGAAGGGAGAGACTGCTTAA